The genomic region cagaaaagcttctagttttgagtgggaaccAGAAGAAgtggaggctctgcaacaggttcAGGccgctgtgcaagctgctctgctgcttggaccatatgatccagtggatccaatggtgctggaagtgtcagtggcacaTAGAGATACTGTCTGAAGCCTTTGACAGGCCCTTataagagaatcacaatgcagacccttgCCATCCTATGTAGATAACTATTCTCCTTTTGAAAAATAGCTTTTGGACTGCTACTGGGCCTTAATAGAGACTGAACAcataaccatgggccaccaagtaaccatgagacctgagttaccgaTCATGAGCTGGATGTTGTCTGATCCAtgaagccataaagttgggtgtgcacagcagcactccatcataaaatgatatatgagatagggctcaagcgggtcctgaaggcacaagtaagttacaaaAAGTGACCCAAATGCCCGTGCCTCCCGCTCCTGCCACAtaactttctctttcccagcccacagcaatGGCCTCTTGGCAgattccttacaatcagttgattgaggaagagaaaactcaggcctggtttacagatggttctgcacgatatgcaggtactaCCCAAAAGTAGATGGTTGCAGGACTACAgctcctttctgggatgtccttgaagagaaatcctcccagtgggtggaactttgagcagtgcacctggttgttcattttgcttggaaggagaaatggctggaGGGGCGTCTGCATGCTGATTCATGGGTTGttgccaatggtttggctggatagtCAGGGACATGGAAGGAacgtgattggaaaattggtgacataGAGGTCTGGGGAAGACATATGGATAGATTTTTCTGAGGGggcagaaaacatgaaaatatttgtgttccatgtgaatgctcagCAGAGAGtgatttcagcagaggaaggttttaataatcaagttactaagatgacctgttctgtggatactAGTCAGtctctttctccagccactcctgtcattgcccaatgggcttatGGACAAAGTGTCCTTGGttgtagggatggaggttatgcaagggctcagcaacatggacttccactcaccaaggtaaacctggccacagccactgctgattgcccaaactgccagcagcagagacccacactcagtccccgtatggcaccattccccgaggtgatctgcctgctacctggtggcaggttggttACATTgtaccacttccatcatggaagggacagcaatttgttctaactagaatagacacatactccagatatggatttgccttccctgcatgcaattctgccaaaactaccatctctggacttacagaatgccttatccactgcatggtattccacacagcattgcttctgatcaaggaatccACTTCACAGAAAATGATATGTGGGAATGGgcatatgctcatggaattctctggtcttaccatgttccccatcatccagaggcagctggattAATacaatggtggaatggcctgttgaaggcATCAACTAGGcagcaataccttgcagggctggggcggtgttctccaggaggtgtctatgctctaaatcagtgtcCACCTTTTAGTGCTGTtcctcccatagccaggattcatggtgctggaatcaaggggtggaaatgggagcaGTACCACTCACTATTACTCCCAGTGAGCCCCTAGAAAAATTTTTGCCTCCTGTCTCTGCAATTTTAAGCTCTACTGGTTTACAGGTCtcagttccaaaaggaggagtccTTCCACCAGGAAGCCCacaatgattccactgaactggaatttaagactgccacctggtcaCTTTGGGTTCCTCACGCCTGttaatcaacaggcaaagaaggggattactgtactggctggggtgattgatcctgactatcaaggagaaataggactgcaactagtcaatggagataaagaagagtttgcccAGAAAATACATGAGATCCCCTATGGTGTCTTTTAGGAACGCcagccatgccctgtgattaaagttaaAGGAAAACTGCAATAACTCAATGCAGGCAGCACTacaaatggcccagaaacttcaggaatgaaggtttgggtcaccccaccaggcaaagaaccacagtggctgaggtgcttgctgagggtaaaggtgACACAGAATGGGTAGTAGAGGGTAGTCACAAAACACGAGTGACACCCGTGTGACGAGTTACAGAACCGAGGACTGCAATGGTAGGAATACTTCTTCCTTgctttgttatgagtatgtttgtatatgtacgtaaggcaaatatctttgttttcctcatCCCGTTATCACATGACATAAGTTGCGTTAGTTCATGTCATAGTaattaagttataggatatcaagtttaagagtgaatgttacctaaggacttgtaccctattctgaagagatttagtgtgtttccggttgtacacaggacagttgaTTACTGTTAGGTGAAAATGTATCTTACAGCtttttatttggagattaagtatGTTTTAAGGTGATGTGCCAacttgacaaggggtggactttGAGAATtaagctcatgtgtcaacttgaccaggtgatggtgcctggTTATTTCGTCAActaagcactggcctgttactgcgaggacattttgtggacttaaatcatcagtaagttgattgcatctatgactaaTTTACCTCTACAATCAACtcaggagattgccttcagcaatgagagatgtttcatccaatcagctgaaggccttaaaagaagtgatgacatcagcagtcagaagagagaatgttcatctctactttagccagccagcttctcctggggaattcattgaaaaccttcagcctgccccacagaatttggacttgtgcatcctgagTTGCATGAGACAATCTTACAAAATCTCAAAATctttacagatacctcctgttgattctgtttccctagagaaccttgactaattcAGTGTGTGTGAGGCAGTTATCTGTGACTGTGAGACCCCATGTTTGCATAACCCTGGGTGTGAACATGAGTCTATCAGTGACCACATGCTTGTTCTTTCATTTGGTTCAGAAGCTGGTTATTGAGACCTGCCAGGTGCCCTGGCCCAGGCTTGCCTaccagggtggggtgagggaaacACCTTGCCCCCACTCTGGTGAACGTGCTGCCTGGGTCTGCAGCCAAGCCTGAGCCACTGAGCCCCCCGGCATGGGGACAGGCTGGCTGGGCTGAAGAAGAGGGCCCAGGGTGCTGGGGACTGGGGGGTGTGGGCACAGTGGCAGCAGCTGCTGATCCTGTTCAGGAAGCAGGTCCCAGAATGATAACAATGCAGGCCCAGAGGGGCTGACACAATTCCCGAGGGCGAGGGAACAGGAGAGCACCAATATGGCCCCTGCCCTTTCTCTCCAAGGCTCCTAGTGGCTTCTAGAAATTTAGTGCTGCAATTGATACTACCTAGGAAACCAGCAGGCCAGCATTCATCAGCTGGCTCAGTCCAAGGGAGAAGCTCTAATGGTGGGACAGTAGgaagccccctcccaccccagggccccgCGCAGAGGCCTGCTCTTGCTGGCTGGTTTCTGGGCAGATTGGTGCAGGCTGTGTCTGTGTCTGGGGTCAAGACACCTTGAGGGTTcagtctgtctcctctctctggCTGTGCATATCTGAGGCCCCTGGGCCACCTCACAACCCACTCCATCCAGCTCACCCACAAGACCACTCCAGGCGTCCCTGAGTTGGACTCTCCACAAGGATGTCTTCCAGGTCCTCTTGGGGAAGTGATGTAAGATGGTCACAGGTTTGTCTGAAGGGTCACAGCTGTGCAGGGGAGGTTACTGTTGTGGGGGTAGTTACAGATGTTCCCTCAGTCCTCAGGGATTGTGTCACAGATGTTTGGGGGAgttaaattttgtgtgtgtgggggtatCACAGCTTTGTACACAGGGGATTTCCAGGTATGCAGGGGTCATAGCTAGGTGGGGTCACAGCTCCTGAGGTTTCAGCTGTGTGAAAGTCATACATGTATCTGGATCACCCGTGTGAGGTTACAGGTGTAGACAGGCAGGTGACAGCTTTTCTTTCCTTGCCCTCCCTCTGCTACGCACCCCCATCCCATGACTACTGACTGATCCCTAAATCTCTCCAGTCCAGCCTCTATCCACCCAGCCAGGAGCAACTGGGAAccactccacttccttctcctCTCCATTCTCTGCCCATCAACAACCAGAGGGATGAGGCACTGATGGCTTTAACCTGAGCTGATGGTGGTCTGGCCGGGCTTGCTTCTCTGGGGATCTGCTTCTCTGACCACACCAGACTGTCATCCCCAAGAGGACAGGGGTCTATGTCTGTGTGGTTCACAGAtgcatccccagcacctagccCAGCACCTGGCACGTGTCCTCAGAATTTACTGATCGGGGAGACAGTCACTGTCATTGGACAGTCAGGCTTGGGACTGCCCTAGGGTTGCCCCCCACCTCCATGCCTctgcctgcagccagccccaccccagccccgaaCTCTAAGTCCTTGGCTGAGTTTCCACAGGCTGCTGCCTGTGCCGGGTTCCCTAGCATCAAGCTTACTCCTCGCCTTTCAAAACTCAACGTAGAAAGCATCTCCTTGGGGATGCCTCCTGAGCCCCTGCAGCCAGGCCAGTCAGTCCCCACTCTGGGCTGCCCTCACCAATCAGTTGTTTCTTATGTCTGTCTCCCCCGAGTCAGTAAGTTTCCGGAGGGCAGGGCGGGAGCCAGGGATAAATCATCACTGACACAGACACGGGGACCCTGGGTGTGGGTTTGATGGCTGAGAGACCTACCCAGGGTAATTCCCATCGGAGGCCAGGGTGGTGAAGCAGGTCAGAGTGGTCTGACTGCTTCAGCTGCTACTTCTCTCTCCTGGGACAGCCAGGGACTAGCCATGCCCTCCCAGGGCAGGAAAGAGCTGACTTCGAGGATGTTGCTGCTCCCAGGTTCAGGATGTCCCCCCTCCCCACTAGTCAGGCATCTCTGTAAGGGGACAGGCAAGGGACCTCAGGGTGCAGATCCCAAGCCCCCTGCCTGGTCCCACCCATCCCCCAGACCCAGTGGAGGGTTGTGACCCAGGCAGGGAGAGGTATGTGTGGCTGGAGTTCACCCTGCTTGGGAGTGGAATAGGGGAGTGGCCCTTGCCTGTGGGAACAGCAGGGAGGGGTGGTCTGGCTACCTGCCCGGACAGGAAAAACCAAACATCCACTTCCTCCCTTCTCCTTGGGTGGGTGAAGTAAGGTGGCTGGCAGCCGCCCAGCTTGGGGTGCAGGGGCAAATGCTGGAAGCACGATCAGCCCCATCTCTCTCCCAGCACTGGGCCAACCCCCTTCCagaaaaaagggagagagcaAGGTCCTTGGTGCGGGGTGGATTCCTCCACCCCGTGACTCCCAGCAGGGCAGCCACAGACTGCACAGTCCTGGGCCCAGAGACCCAGGACCCAGCAAATGCATTTAATGGATGAGAAGTCCTTGGCACAGGGTCTCGTAGGCAGAGACAGAGCCGAGCCCAAACCTCACAGGAGAGCCTGGAACCTCCCTCACATGCCCTGGTCAAGGAGCAGAAGAGTCCAAGCATGaagcatttgttttatatttaatttacaaaagagaccccaaaataataataataaactatcCAGGGGCAGGGGAGTAGGGTCAGGCCCTCCCCAGCCCAGCTATGCCCCCCTTTCCCCTCTGGCAGGGAGAGAAGGGGCCTCCCAGGGGACTGCCCCTCCCCCTTAGAACAGGGGGGTGACAGCTGGTATGGATGCCTCACTGGGCATCTCGGGGGCTCTGCCCCTTCAAACTCATTTGTCCACCCACTGCAGGCTCCTATATGTCTGGCAGAACCCTTGTGGCAGAAGCCAGCTTGCCTCGCAGCTGGGTGGGAGACACCTACAAGGACCAGGTGAGGGACAGAGCTGCCAGAGTCAGCAGGccagggaggtggggcccagtgcAGGCCCAGCCGGCACCCTCAGCTGCCCGCCTGCGGTCCCACTGGCATTGCTCACCACCCCAGCCCAAGTAGCACTGGCAGTGAAAGTGCGTCTGCAGATGGTCTTGGTCGGCCCGGGTGAGCTCCCCCTCGGGCCGCAGCTGGGGCTCGCCAGGTGCACGGCCAGGCACCAGGCGGAAGCTGCTGGCGCTGAGGTGCAGGAAGGCATTGGCGCCTGGGTCGCGGCGCACGCAGCGCCCGTGGCCGTGGCACTGGGCCCAGCTGCAATACTGGGCGGCCCAGGACACATTGACCACGTAGGGGACAAGCAGCTGCGTCAGGTAATCCTTGAGGTACTGGCAGGTCTCCTGGGGGAAGAGGCCAGGAATCGGGTCAGGGTCAGCTGTCCCCGCCCACAGGCCCAGATGGAAACTCCATGTCCACGCTGGGTGACTGTACCTTCTCTTAcccacatgcatgtgtgtgcacatgtgtacatACACCTGCGTGCCTGAGCCCTCACAGTCCCTGCTCCTACTGAGAGGGGGGTGAGGGCAGAGACCGGAGCCCACCTGGGCAAGCAGGGGAGGTGAGACTCAACAGTGTTCCAGATGGTGTTTACACTTTCCTGGGAGCGAGATGAGGGTGCCCTCCTTCTCTGTTGGCACCAGGGAAGCCTCGGGTGGGAGACAGACAAGGGGCAAGACTCGGCTTGCTCACCTTGAGGGTGGCAGCCAAAGGCCCAAGCCTGTTCCTACAGACTCAGCTCTGGTGAGCCCGGGGGGCCTCACTTACCGTGCTGGTGGTGTACCCTGCATCGCCCCAAAGGATGACACCAGCTGCGCCCAGGGCCGCGCTCTCGCCAATAGTGGAGATGAGGTCCATCTGCATGGGAAGGGGACGGTCACTGGGAGAGACTCAGATGACGGGGAGAAGGACAGACAGGTGCGCAGGCCCCAGCCTGCTCTGACCTCCTGACCCCCAGCTCAGCCCTCCCCTTGCTGGGGGTCAACACTCTACTCCTCACTCCCAGCCAGGATCTCCACCCGGGATGAGTGACAACATCTAGGAATGAGAAGACAtcacataaaaattaatatttctcaGTTCTTTGGAAAGAACTAAAGTTTTGGAACAACAGGTATTTATTTCCATGAGGCAAGAACTGCCTGGACACAGCATTGCTGTTCTCTTTTGATGGAGCAAGAATTTTTTACTTAAATGTTTAAGCTCACTTCCACCCTGCactttgggtctcagtttcccaaaCCAAGGGTACATTTGAGCCTGGGGCATACCTATTGGGATGGATGGACTTCACAGTCAGAATGACCAGGTCCAAGTCCCTGCTCTGCCCTGGATTTGCTGTGCTTTGGGCAAacctctcagcatctctgggcctcaatttcctcatctgcaaaatggggataatgaggCCACCCTCTCACAAGGTTGCAGAGACCCTGAGGTAAGGGGAAGTAGAATAGCCAGTAAACTAGTGGGTGGGAGGTCTGTTGGTAGCCCAAACCTGCAGCAGTTCCCGAGAGAGGAGGAAGGCAGAGAGCCCTAGGAGGCAAATACCTCGCTGAGCCCCGTGAGCTTGCGGCTGTAGGTGGGCCGCGTGAAGACATAGACTGGGAGGACGTAGTTGGCATGGTGGTTGTGAGCCACGCGAAGGGCCTCTCGTACACGGAAGCTGACAAACTTGCGGCCGTGGGCAGAGGAGGCGAGGGTCTCGTCCAGGTAAACAGAGGGGAAGAGGGCTGTGCTCTCTGCCCACAGCCAGGCCAGCTGGTCGTTGCGGGCAACCTCGACGTCAGGGCAGCGGCCTGTGTAGCTGGCCCAGTTCTGTACATAGTCATGGTTGTAGCAGTCGGGGAAGAGGTAGAAGCCCCAGAGCTGCCTAGGCCGCACTGCCTTGACCCAGCGCAGCGTTTCCAGCATGAACTGCCGGGCAGCAAACTCAAACTCATATTGTGCCTGTTTGCCCACACGGTCCGGTGGCCAGTCGGGGTGCATGTTGGCCACCAGCTGGCGTGACCACCGGCGGTACACGTCCTTGTCCTGCCAGTTGCGTACCCATACAGGCCGCCAGTCCTCCCAGTCGATGACTGCCAGGCCTGCAGTCTCCTGCGTGCGAATGTAGTGCTCCACATGGTTCTGCAGCATCTTCAGGTGTGCCCAGAGGCTGCCATTCTGCGGCACGCCACCATGAACGGGCCTCCCATCCGAGTCAGAATGCGGATACAGGCCCAGCCGGTTGCGGTAGAAGATGGTGATGTTCTGGTTTACAAAACCCTCATTAGGCGAGGCCTGAACGTCAAAGGCCTTCAGGTCCAGTGGCACCTTGAGGCGCGGGCCACAGTCCTGTGTAGGGACGTCCCACGCGACCACAAAGGGCCGGCCCGTGAAGATGGGTGGTGCTGTGGGCTTAAGCTCCGTGGCCCATGCCACCGCCAGCACCAGGGCCAGTGTGACGGCGGGGCCTGGGCCTGCCCACATGCTGAGGGCTGCAGGAAGACTGTGTCACCTGCCTGGCACCAGTTCAGGAACTGGGAGAAGGGTAGGGGAGAGCAAGTCAGTCTAGAGAACCCTAGAGATGTCCACCACAAGGCCACACGCACTCCCAAGGTCCACGCTATGTGGGCTGCTGTGTCCGTGGCTATTTGGACCAAACATGGCTGTAACAAGTCTGGAAAACCACAGACCCCTGAAGGACAGGTGAAATTCCCTGGAAGGAAACTCACTGCCAGGAGCATCCAGCTCCTCTGCTAGGTCTGAGGCCCATCAGAGAATTGGAGAAATTGGTCTATGAACCCACTGCCCAGAGACTGTATTCCACCCAGCACATGGTTTCAGAGAGCCCTGAATCCCTGAGGCCTATCCTGCAGCCTCTGAGGAATTCCTGGTCTAGAGAAACGATAGCACTCAGTTAAGGCAGAGCACAGCCCATGCAGAGGCAAAGAAGCTGGAAGGAACTCAGCCGCGGAGCTGGTATCTGTGTAGCACCCGTCCCGCAGGAGAGTGAGGCTGTCAGGACTTAGTCTACTGCACGGACACTCTCATAGGCTGAGAATTTCGCCTGCCCTTCACGGGCCTGTTGTCTTCCAGACCTGTTACAGCCATGTATGGTCCGAACGGCCACGGGCACAATGCCCCACGGAGCGCGGGGACAAGGGGGGCGGCGGACCTCCCACGGCGGCGCCGGCCACCAGGCCCTTCCCTTCGCCGCCGCCGGGAGACCGCGCGCGCGCCCGCCCGCCCGCCAGGCGGGTCCCCGGCCGAGCGCCCTCGGCCTGGCCTTTGTGCGGGACCCCGCCCCCGCCCGCACGTGGGGCCTTAGCCcggttgggtgggggtggggtctttGGGTTGCCCCTCCAGGCGCACCCTGGGGGTGTTCGGAGCCCAGCCGGAAGGTGTAGAACCTCAAGGCCTGCACCGCCGGCTCTCACCTCGCAAGGGGCACCGCCAGGATCCACGCCATGGCCACAGCTGCCCCGGGGCCAGCCCGGTCCGCTCCACCAGCTCGCCCCGGCACAGCACCTCTGCTGGCTCCGCCCCGCCCCGCTGCCCCTTTAAGAATTCAGCGCGCGGGCGGGCCCCCGGCAGGACTCGCGGCTGGGGCGGGACGGTGGGCTGGCCTCCAGCTTACCAGTCCCAGTTTTCGGCCTCCGGGGCCCCCAGACCCTCCCCCGGGGAACGTGACCCTCATCTGAGACCGTGAGGCCTCTCCGGACCGGGCTTCCCTTCGAAGTTGCAGCCGCGAGGGCCAGCCAGTCCGAAATTCTCCCCGCGCAGCCCGCCGCTGGTGGTACAGTCCTACCCCTCCGCGGCTCCGCCAGCCCCTTAAAGGGATAGGCATAAgagaggggggtggtggtggttgcgGTAGTGGTGGATGGGGGCGAATAAAGGACACGCTGTTCCCCTACTCTGCCACAAGGAGGAGCTGTGGGACCCCGAAGCCTTGGCTGGGGCAGCAGCGTCTCCCGCTCTGCACCCCCGAGTGTAGCCCTCAACCCTGGGGCCCCCTCGTGTGGAAAGGGGGACCGTGTCCAGCGCGGATCCCCAGTCCCCGGAGACAGTGTTGCCCCGCCCCCTCCGGACCggtccccctccccccgccccaggTTTGGAGGCAAGCCCCGCCCCCTTCCTGGCTGGGAGACGCGCCCCAGCCCTCGCCCCTTATCTCCCTCTGGAGCTAAGAGAGTCAGTGGTTGTCCTGGCAACCCGGGCCGCGGATCGCAGCGTGGCCGGCCGAGCCGGGGGTGGGAAGGCCCAGCAGGGGCTGAGAGGAGTGTGCCCTGCTGCTCCCGACCCCTATCACGGACGGGTCAATCCCTGGGTTCCCGTCCCTTTCTGCCCACCCTCTGGGTATTGGTTGAAGGTATGGCTGCCCCCAGGGCTCTCCCTTATCTCCGAGGAGTTGAACCTTTGCATAGATTCCTGGCCGGGCCGCAGAGAAAACCGGCCCGAGGGGCTCTCCGGAGGCCTCCGTCCGGTATCCTGGGGCCCATTCGCCCCGCAGGCTCCTCCCGGTGGGGAGCAGGCTTGGAGCTGGACGGGGCAAGCCTTATGAGAGACCTCTTCGCTTCTTCCTAGATGCACTCCTCCCTGCAGGGCTGAATTCCCCAAAGGGTTTGGATCTgcacccccagccccttcctcaTCCGGGATCCcgggaggagaggaaaggggcGTTGTGGCGTTCGCATCTGCCGAGGTGCAGATCAAGCTTTCTCGCCAGGCTCACCTTTGTAGGAGCCTGTCGGCCCAGTTAAGTCAGCGGCCTCCCTCTCCCGGGTGAGCCTCTTTCTCCAGGCCTCTTGCGCCAGCTGCTGCCCGTCGGGCAATCTGCCGGCGACTTGATAAACCCCATCCCCTCCCACCGGCTCCCGCCTCCTATCCCAGCCCTTTCTCCTGACTTCCTGCTGCCCCTTTGAGAGGAAAGGGCCAGGAACAGGCACAGGGGAGGGGACCGCCATGACCCTGTTTCCCTCCGGCATGTCGGGCTGGCTGGCTGCCCTCCCCAGCCTTTCCCTGACTGAGCCCTGGCCCCACCATCTGTACCAGGTGATAGGAAGGCTAGGGGCCCAAGTTCAGGTGCCAACCTTCTCCCATGACAACAGCTTCGTTAAGCTGGGTTGGAGGCTTATTCCCAAATCTAGGAGGGTGTGAGTGAAGGGGTGTTTGTGGTGGTGCTTTTGGGAGTCAGACTATTTTGGGGGTGCTTGGCTTATAGCCCCCCAGGGCAGGTGCCAAAGAAGGGAACCagcctgggatgggggtgggggtgaactTCCAGGAGCTgagtcaattttttttcccactgacaATGGAAGTGTCCCAAGTGTGACAGAGTGGACAgtatgtgtgtgactgtgtatgggtgtgggggaagggggctgggaGGGTTTTGCAGAGGGCTCTTCCACAGAACAAATTCCTGAGTGGATATCGCTGAGCCTGCTGTACAGGGTAGGAGGCTCCTTACCACATGGGTGAGGAAGGGGGTGTGTTCATGCGGGAAGGGGAGGCTATAATGCACTGGATCCAGGGGGGGCTGAAGCAGGATCCTGCCAGATGCCTCTAGATGTGTGGACAGAGCTGCACCCTTTCCACACCTTCAGATCTCTCTGAACTCCCTCCTAACCCCTGCATGCCACTGGCCCACATCCCCAATGTCGAAGCCTCTCTCCTAACAAAGGGCTGTGAGATTGAGAGATTGGGAGAGGTGGGCACTTAGCTTGGTTCAGACCCTGAGGATGAAAGAACCCGGGACATGGCATAGAAGCTCCAGGGGTGGGGGCCTATGGGGAAACAAACCAGGCCAGCCTGTCCCAGGGCTGGGACACTTCCTCAGGCAGCCTCAGGAAGGAAGTGAGCACAGCCCAGCGGGAGGGAGTGGGGAAGCACTGCCCTGACCCccattgtttccagcttttggggTCAGCTGGGCAGGCCCAGCACAGGGAGTTCCCCCATGCTGGGACAGTGGTGGTGGATGATGGGATGCCACCTGTGATGGGTGATCGGGAGGGCAGTGGGAGATTACAGGGCCTGATCTCTGTCATCTTGTGTGGGTAATGGGAAAGTACCCCCCAGGACTACAAGTTCAGGCTGCAAAGGGTGACCCTGACCTGCACTTGACAAGTTCAAGCCTCCAAAAGACCAGCTCCCCAGACCCAGGAGCCTATATCCCTGAACTCCCCACTGCCTAACTGGGAGTTGGGCTGATAGCCAAGGGCTAGGCCTAGCTGAGAATGTGCTGTTTAGCAGAACCTGAGAAGTGCAAGCAGAACATCCATAGGGGATAGGGTGCAGGTGAGAAGACAGAGGAGCAGCAGGGAGCAGAGGCAGTACTAGGGTATGAGCCTTGCCTGCTGGAACAGGAACCCTAAGCTCACTCTCCCAGTGGTGTCTACAGGCAGGCCTGGGAGGAGGCAGGTGGGTTTGGGCTGCACAGTCTAGTAGTAAGCCAAGGCTGACATCCATATAAGCTGGGTCTTGAGTGTCCACGGGGCTCAGGTCATTCTCTCACTTGGGCTCAGCTGACACTGCTGACCCATCTGGGGTCACACCTAACCCCAAGTCAGGCAGGTGAGGCCAATCCCTAATGAAGCATCCTAAGGCCCCCCAATTCCAgggtcccccccccccatattgAACACAACAGACAAGTGAGTGGCCCTCCATTCTGAGCCCCTCCCTATCCCCAGGTCTGGGCTATGTACACCCGCTGCCACCTGCTGGCTGTAGCTGGGATGGTCACATGCTGGCTCAGGCTCACTCTGGAAGGTCAGGCCCAGGTGATGGTCTAGATCCTGGGTGTCATAGCCCCAGAGGATACCACTCTCATGTGCAGGATctacaaataattttattgaaattgaaCAAATAACACAGCAGTCTTCCTAGGCTGGGGGCCACCCTCCCCAAGCCATTTCCCACACTCTAGAAGCACACAGCTTGTAcagtagagaatttaaaaaaaaaaaaaaaaaaaaaaaaatcatctctatATAGAAATCAGACTCTGCCCCAACAATATCATGGACTAGACTATTTACAAACCTTCACAGTTaagtattccttttttttatggttgttccctcctttctttccataCAGAGCACAAGGGGCAGGAGCTCCAGTACTTTTCCTTGACTTATCCTGAAGGGGTGGGGATACTGTGGGGGGAGGGTTGGAGGACTGGTGGGCTCCCCAAGAGCTGCTGGCATCAGCCCTGGGGTGCTGTCCCTTACCACAGGGTGGTAGATGGTCCCCTCCAAATGGGGCGGGGGGGCTGGTGCAAAGATGAGGATTAGATTGAGTAGGTAGGGTGGGGCAACTCCCCATAGGCACAGGCATCCACAGCCCTTCCAGATCCCTGCCTGCATTCTCTCAACTGGGGGCCAATGCAACAACCTAGTTGTAGTGGGGAGGGGTCAGCTCAGCCCTGGGTGAAGGGAGAAGCCTCCCACAACCAGTTCCTACTCCTACCAACAGCCAGCAAACTGTCCATTCATCTGGGGGTGGGAACAGATGAGCAGGTGGGTGGGAAGCATCAGACTGGTGCTGCCCCACTCTGTCCAATACAGGAGAAATCGAGGTAGCAAATGGCTGAAATGCTCCAACAAGGGGGTAAGGGAAGCCAGGGAAAGGAAGTTCCCACTTGTGTACAGCCCTCACAGCCCAGGGGCTGGAAGAAGGCAGACCCTGATTGTAAAGTGCTGTAGCCCCTAGTGGGCTAGGCCCCAGGCAAACTTGGAAGAAACAGACCAGGCA from Choloepus didactylus isolate mChoDid1 chromosome 1, mChoDid1.pri, whole genome shotgun sequence harbors:
- the LOC119545577 gene encoding hyaluronidase-2 isoform X3, with protein sequence MWAGPGPAVTLALVLAVAWATELKPTAPPIFTGRPFVVAWDVPTQDCGPRLKVPLDLKAFDVQASPNEGFVNQNITIFYRNRLGLYPHSDSDGRPVHGGVPQNGSLWAHLKMLQNHVEHYIRTQETAGLAVIDWEDWRPVWVRNWQDKDVYRRWSRQLVANMHPDWPPDRVGKQAQYEFEFAARQFMLETLRWVKAVRPRQLWGFYLFPDCYNHDYVQNWASYTGRCPDVEVARNDQLAWLWAESTALFPSVYLDETLASSAHGRKFVSFRVREALRVAHNHHANYVLPVYVFTRPTYSRKLTGLSEMDLISTIGESAALGAAGVILWGDAGYTTSTETCQYLKDYLTQLLVPYVVNVSWAAQYCSWAQCHGHGRCVRRDPGANAFLHLSASSFRLVPGRAPGEPQLRPEGELTRADQDHLQTHFHCQCYLGWGGEQCQWDRRRAAEGAGWACTGPHLPGLLTLAALSLTWSL